Proteins found in one Anopheles aquasalis chromosome 3, idAnoAquaMG_Q_19, whole genome shotgun sequence genomic segment:
- the LOC126574616 gene encoding uncharacterized protein LOC126574616 isoform X3 codes for MSAGLMSCVRENSPPLEASAAQVPDIPITITTPETAAPASTDTTKRKRFHPLRNLRRIFRRRTVSSADRAPGQLGAKGGVHPTHIHFATPGCSTTDATLPRTGFGVPITIRGESAGAGSSQHLGSSIQAGGSGGNGVGGPLYFKRETYRLRISDDLDKEMSDYQRSLSEGRLVDSDISRDGLSQSHDSVFSESAGTASSLSITLKNELADVLRKRRKDRQGEVSDEDLGLPLSPITPQRKDRGMNKSEGSLSILSMTSSDMDMDDRSASNASGHNLLHLDSSTSGSIGMNRSDNNMDESGDSSKLSHSAAKHKLAVRPKKKGPTRARTRPRETTLLPATPEVNEESLKLSSTNIADYSPTKEADEQAHSLPYGGIMPIVTTPAAGHGLPVGALNPRSVSKEHLAGIGVGSKLSVSGTDLATATGNSTIYVNKHISKSHEFERSSITSTGGDRHLLSVEPINREPRKEDDGFFKRILNYSFKKKNKHGGSGAAEKDAGKEDTGTAHHSVSSPKKDDSNTNTSSVYISATDCSAESGPTEQIMKLSLVVGDPGDGGGAGGELSGYKKVKSGPAARQRVFPKDIYTPEDTNGGSMQQQQQQQHQQRYSSNVEVNRHSVVSSSLAGVADGGGVRKVPLHKSEEYLVSKTRKFSERSVDGGEGDDEGSGDGRRYVSNGERLKSCKLVMAAGHQHGLQGAYQPQQRTSKIPTVATGRTEELSVRNGYPSDSPSKRKTVEKSKSFRTYTDSTSSSNLQAGSGSATSGQHQHLPHLQHHHHLPSLPNLSSSLSVGNFSNNFLETEHKFFSMTEDMGTGKNRRVFKDYISNNPTEDDADGGDIGEGRLLACSTSLQKFEINDNNLLNPREEYVDHQPKSIVLTTNTLTPPEPTSILNKSSQNISQIEENIDKLVSSQFVSIIRSSDEGSSNERLDDIGGHTGVPEFMKIQLNRVEPTGGRPAKTTSTVVLTSSPTPAPPTSPAITSPTAAAGHTLEPLPDAIKMRRFSNENIEITESKPPLPPSVARTSLLLDSGAPKSPPAFRKLAAGNGTATTPTTVAVAGGGSGDVPGSKRNSMNLSQELSDDRKVILQRRTSVTEEKIKYERRISSSSEDIKFEKKKSNSEEVLEKRASSGGGGGSSSSSSTDRHYNSGSSSGDELVVLRKKFGTGDRAGEGRDKDGTPELMKVFARRSLKLRSDDDYKVVPGSGGSEGKPSMCSIDSDKENQSSEEKLDKVGVVTVKPQAVTDLPPVNATSVGQQPSGLLGSGTATIKTPSGEMAGIKNGVSTGDSTPASTGEAILRKNPSSKPFGVPNRFTNVPTNGQPTSRTVAPSFIDVRKTLLPSATQQSAGNNINNNHGGLAADFQSPVNNNNNNNNNNSMSNTSNRHTIAAMNQLNTAGGGGGTGGVLLGNNNLGPTIEAAAAANGELNEFKGILQRRAEWEKRAKEGFK; via the exons ATGTCAGCAGGGTTGATGTCTTGTGTGCGCGAAAACTCGCCACCACTGGAAGCGAGTGCAGCGCAAGTCCCGGACATACCGATAACGATCACAACACCGGAAACCGCAG CGCCTGCTAGCACCGACAcaaccaaacggaaacggttCCACCCGCTGCGCAATCTGCGTCGTATCTTCCGGCGGCGTACCGTCTCCTCAGCCGACCGTGCACCGGGCCAGCTCGGTGCTAAGGGTGGCGTTCATCCGACGCACATCCACTTCGCCACCCCGGGCTGCTCGACGACCGATGCAACGCTACCGCGGACCGGCTTCGGTGTACCGATCACGATCCGTGGCGAATCGGCTGGCGCGGGCTCCTCGCAACAcctgggcagcagcatccaggcgggtggcagcggtggcaacggtgtcGGTGGACCGCTCTACTTCAAGCGCGAAACCTACCGGCTCCGTATCTCCGATGATCTAGACAAGGAGATGTCCGACTATCAGCGCAGTCTCAGCGAAGGTCGCCTAGTGGACAG TGACATCAGCCGCGATGGACTTTCCCAGTCACACGATAGCGTCTTCTCCGAATCCGCTGGCACAGCCAGCAGTCTCTCCATTACGTTGAAG AATGAACTAGCGGACGTGCTGCGTAAGCGAAGAAAAGATCGTCAGGGAGAGGTCTCGGACGAGGACCTGGGGCTCCCGTTGAGCCCGATCACACCGCAGCGCAAGGATCGCGGTATGAACAAGAGCGAAGGCTCGCTGAGCATCCTGAGCATGACCAGCTCGGACATGGACATGGACGACCGGTCGGCCTCCAATGCCAGTGGGCACAATTTGCTCCACCTCGATTCATCCACTTCCGGCTCGATCGGAATGAACCGTTCGGACAACAACATGGATGAGAGTG GTGATTCCTCGAAACTAAGCCATTCGGCTGCCAAACATAAGCTTGCCGTACGACCAAAGAAGAAAGGCCCAACCAGAGCACGAACACGGCCACGTGAG ACCACTCTGCTGCCGGCCACTCCCGAGGTGAACGAAGAATCGTTGAAACTGTCCTCGACCAACATTGCCGACTACTCGCCGACGAAGGAAGCGGACGAGCAGGCTCACTCACTGCCGTACGGTGGCATCATGCCGATCGTCACTACACCCGCCGCTGGCCATGGTTTACCGGTGGGCGCACTAAATCCCCGATCCGTCTCCAAGGAGCATCTAGCCGGCATCGGTGTCGGTTCGAAGCTGTCCGTCAGTGGCACTGACTTGGCTACGGCCACGGGCAACTCGACCATCTACGTCaataaacacatttccaaGAGCCACGAGTTTGAGCGTagctccatcaccagcaccggtggcgATCGCCATCTGCTCTCGGTTGAACCGATCAATCGCGAACCAAGGAAGGAGGACGATGGCTTCTTTAAGCGTATCCTGAACTATAGCttcaagaagaagaataaacacgGCGGTTCAGGGGCGGCCGAGAAGGATGCAGGAAAGGAAGACACCGGAACAGCGCATCATTCAGTGAGCTCACCGAAAAAAGACGATAGCAACACGAACACGAGCAGCGTTTACATCTCGGCGACGGATTGTTCCGCTGAGTCCGGACCGACAGAGCAAATTATGAAGCTATCACTCGTCGTTGGAGatcccggtgatggtggtggtgctggtggagagCTGAGCGGTTACAAGAAGGTCAAATCCGGACCGGCCGCACGGCAGCGTGTCTTCCCGAAGGATATCTACACGCCCGAGGACACCAATGGTGGctcaatgcagcagcagcagcagcagcagcatcagcagcgttACTCGTCGAACGTGGAAGTGAACCGCCACTCGGTCGTTTCATCATCGCTTGCGGGCGtcgctgacggtggtggtgtccggaAGGTACCGTTACACAAAAGCGAAGAGTATCTGGTCTCGAAGACGCGCAAATTCTCCGAACGGAgcgtcgatggtggtgaaggagatGACGAGGGAAGCGGTGATGGGCGCAGATACGTGAGCAACGGGGAGCGCCTCAAGAGCTGCAAGCTAGTGATGGCAGCTGGCCATCAGCATGGGCTGCAGGGTGCGTATCAGCCGCAGCAGCGTACGTCAAAGATCCCAACGGTCGCCACCGGTCGGACGGAAGAGCTGAGCGTCCGAAATGGGTACCCCAGCGATAGTCCCTCGAAGCGCAAGACGGTCGAAAAGTCAAAGAGCTTCCGCACGTACACCGACAGCACGTCGTCGAGCAATCTGCAGGCCGGTAGCGGTAGTGCCACCTccggtcagcatcagcatctgcCACACctacagcaccatcaccatctgccGAGCTTGCCGAACCTTAGCTCATCGCTCTCGGTCGGTAACTTCAGTAACAACTTCCTCGAAACGGAACACAAGTTTTTCAGCATGACCGAGGATATGGGCACTGGGAAAAATCGACGCGTGTTCAAGGACTACATCAGCAACAATCCGACCGAAgatgatgcggatggtggAGATATCGGTGAAGGGCGACTACTCGCCTGCAGTACCTCGCTGCAGAAGTTCGAGATCAACGATAACAATCTGCTGAATCCACGCGAAGAGTACGTCGACCATCAACCGAAGAGCATCGTGCTGACGACGAACACGCTgacaccaccggaaccgaccaGCATACTGAACAAATCGAGCCAAAACATCTCGCAGATCGAAGAAAACATCGACAAACTGGTGTCGTCCCAGTTCGTTAGCATTATCCGTAGCTCGGACGAGGGAAGCAGCAATGAGCGGCTGGATGATATCGGTGGCCACACCGGTGTGCCGGAGTTTATGAAGATCCAACTGAACCGTGTGGAACCGACGGGAGGCAGACCGGCAAAGACAACCAGTACGGTCGTACTGACGAgttcaccgacaccggcaccaccgactTCTCCCGCGATCACTAGTCCAACGGCTGCCGCTGGCCACACACTCGAACCGTTGCCCGATGCCATAAAGATGCGCCGGTtcagcaatgaaaacattgagATAACGGAATCGaaaccaccgctaccaccatcggtggcgcGTACCAGTCTTCTCCTGGATTCGGGTGCACCGAAGAGTCCGCCAGCGTTCAGAAAGCTAGCGGCTGGTAatggcaccgccaccactccAACGACCGtcgcggtggccggtggtggcagtggtgatgTGCCCGGATCGAAGCGTAACTCGATGAATCTGTCACAGGAGCTGAGCGACGATCGGAAGGTGATACTGCAGCGGCGCACTTCGGTGACGGAGGAGAAAATCAAGTACGAACGTCGGATCTCGTCCTCATCCGAGGATATCAAGTTCGAGAAGAAAAAGTCCAACTCGGAGGAGGTGCTGGAGAAGCGTGCCtcgagcggcggtggtggtggtagcagcagctcctctTCCACCGATCGTCACTACAACAGTGGTTCGAGCAGTGGCGATGAGCTGGTGGTACTGAGGAAGAAGTTTGGTACCGGTGATCGGGCTGGAGAGGGACGCGATAAGGACGGTACGCCCGAGCTGATGAAGGTGTTTGCCCGGCGATCGCTGAAGCTACGATCGGACGATGACTATAAGGTAGTGCCCGGCAGCGGGGGCTCCGAAGGCAAACCGTCGATGTGTAGCATCGACAGCGATAAAGAGAATCAATCCAGCGAAGAGAAGCTTGATAAGGTCGGTGTGGTGACGGTGAAACCACAAGCAGTCACAGACCTTCCTCCAGTGAACGCTACCAGTGTCGGTCAACAGCCATCGGGGCTGCTGGGCAGTGGTACCGCGACCATTAAAACCCCATCCGGTGAGATGGCAGGGATCAAAAATGGCGTCTCCACTGGTGATAGTACACCTGCATCTACCGGTGAAGCGATTCTAAGGAAGAACCCATCCAGTAAACCATTCGGTGTGCCGAATCGCTTCACCAACGTACCGACGAATGGGCAACCAACGTCACGTACCGTCGCACCTTCCTTCATCGATGTTCGCAAAACGCTCCTTCCCAGTGCCACCCAACAATCTGCTGgtaacaacatcaacaacaatcatgGTGGCCTAGCGGCGGATTTCCAATCACCtgtgaacaacaacaataacaataacaacaacaacagcatgagCAACACCAGCAATCGCCATACGATCGCCGCAATGAACCAGCTCAACAcggctggtggaggtggcggcaCCGGTGGAGTCCTGCTCGGAAACAACAATCTTGGACCGACGATCGaggcggccgcagcagccaaTGGGGAACTTAACGAGTTCAAGGGTATTCTGCAGCGGCGTGCCGAGTGGGAGAAGCGCGCCAAGGAAGGATTCAAATAG